One region of Candidatus Rokuibacteriota bacterium genomic DNA includes:
- a CDS encoding tripartite tricarboxylate transporter TctB family protein — translation MLGRDGWAGLVCLGGSLGLLALTRGLPQPALVPIGPGFYPRLVLGSTALLSAMLVIADLLARRREGRTRRGRAPGPGPAARSLVPAGWALVLTTFGLFAAYVLLLPGLGYRLGTFLFVGALQTALEPPGRRRWLLIVVVAAATAWVTHLVFESYLSVLLPRGRWTAF, via the coding sequence GTGCTCGGGCGCGACGGCTGGGCGGGGCTCGTCTGCCTCGGGGGGAGCCTCGGGCTCCTGGCCCTCACCCGCGGCCTCCCCCAGCCCGCGCTCGTGCCCATCGGCCCTGGCTTCTACCCCCGCCTCGTCCTGGGCTCCACCGCCCTCCTGAGCGCGATGCTCGTCATCGCCGATCTCCTCGCCCGGCGGCGCGAAGGACGCACGCGACGGGGCAGGGCCCCTGGCCCCGGACCCGCCGCGCGCTCGCTCGTCCCGGCGGGCTGGGCGCTCGTCCTCACGACCTTCGGTCTCTTCGCCGCCTATGTCCTGCTCCTCCCCGGTCTCGGCTACCGACTCGGGACCTTCCTCTTCGTCGGCGCGCTCCAGACCGCGCTGGAGCCGCCCGGCAGGCGGCGCTGGCTCCTCATCGTCGTCGTGGCGGCGGCCACGGCCTGGGTGACACACCTGGTCTTCGAGAGCTATCTCTCCGTGCTCCTGCCGCGCGGGCGCTGGACCGCCTTCTAG
- a CDS encoding tripartite tricarboxylate transporter permease has translation MLELLGAGLLNILQAKYLLSLVIGTLAGVVGGALPGVTITMTIILILPFTFGLDPLQGLAAMTGVYVGGSAGGLVTACLIGIPGTPSAIATTFDGFPMARKGQPGRAVWLGVWASFWGGLLGGVFLIATTGPLAAFALEFGPWEFFSLFLFALAMVAGLTEASLLKGLISGAIGLMATIIGADPIMGVPRLTLGSEFLQGGFQFLPILIGVFAFAQIMTDIEKMGGPAPAGTVARVAPSLSVSHLKVIAEILGRPFLLLRSTVIGILIGVLPAIGGSAANIMAYDQAKKFSRHPERFGTGTPEGIIASEASNNANVGGSLVTIMAFGIPGDAVTAVMLGAMIIHGIQPGPLFVSQEPRLAYGIFAAYLLAHLIMVLLVGAGARLFLRIVTVPKPVLIPVVLVFCVIGAYALNNIIENVYVLLLFGVLGYAMVKLGFPLAPLILGVVLGDQIEVNLVRAIMTDANPWLFLTRPISGTLIGLSVVSVAFAVWQHYRTRARLAETAEPDVDF, from the coding sequence ATGCTGGAGCTCCTCGGCGCTGGCCTCCTCAACATCCTCCAGGCGAAGTACCTCCTCTCGCTCGTGATCGGGACGCTGGCCGGCGTGGTGGGCGGGGCGCTGCCCGGTGTCACGATCACCATGACCATCATCCTGATCCTGCCCTTCACCTTCGGGCTCGATCCGCTCCAGGGGCTGGCGGCCATGACCGGCGTCTACGTGGGAGGGTCGGCGGGCGGACTCGTCACCGCCTGCCTCATCGGGATCCCGGGCACGCCGTCGGCCATCGCCACCACCTTCGACGGTTTCCCCATGGCGAGGAAGGGCCAGCCCGGCCGCGCCGTGTGGCTCGGGGTCTGGGCCTCGTTCTGGGGCGGGCTCCTCGGCGGCGTCTTCCTCATCGCCACCACGGGCCCGCTGGCCGCCTTCGCGCTCGAGTTCGGCCCGTGGGAGTTCTTCTCCCTCTTCCTCTTCGCCCTGGCCATGGTGGCCGGGCTCACGGAGGCCTCGCTCCTCAAGGGCCTCATCTCGGGCGCCATCGGGCTCATGGCCACCATCATCGGCGCCGACCCGATCATGGGCGTGCCGCGCCTGACCCTGGGCTCGGAGTTCCTGCAGGGCGGCTTCCAGTTCCTGCCCATCCTCATCGGCGTCTTCGCCTTCGCCCAGATCATGACCGACATCGAGAAGATGGGCGGTCCGGCGCCGGCGGGCACGGTGGCCCGCGTCGCGCCGAGCCTGTCGGTCTCGCACCTCAAGGTCATCGCCGAGATCCTGGGCCGGCCCTTTCTCCTGCTCCGATCCACCGTGATCGGCATCCTCATCGGAGTGCTCCCCGCCATCGGCGGCAGCGCGGCGAACATCATGGCCTACGATCAGGCCAAGAAGTTCTCCCGGCACCCCGAGCGCTTCGGGACCGGCACCCCCGAGGGGATCATCGCCTCCGAGGCCTCGAACAACGCCAACGTGGGCGGCTCGCTCGTGACCATCATGGCCTTCGGCATCCCCGGCGATGCCGTCACCGCGGTGATGCTGGGCGCCATGATCATCCACGGCATCCAGCCGGGGCCGCTGTTCGTCAGCCAGGAGCCCCGTCTCGCCTACGGGATCTTCGCGGCCTATCTGCTCGCCCATCTGATCATGGTGCTCCTCGTGGGCGCCGGGGCGCGGCTCTTCCTGCGCATCGTCACGGTGCCCAAGCCCGTGCTGATCCCCGTGGTGCTCGTCTTCTGCGTCATCGGCGCCTACGCGCTCAACAACATCATCGAGAACGTCTACGTGCTCCTGCTCTTCGGGGTGCTCGGCTACGCCATGGTCAAGCTCGGATTCCCGCTGGCTCCGCTCATCCTCGGCGTCGTCCTGGGCGACCAGATCGAGGTCAACCTCGTGCGGGCCATCATGACCGACGCCAACCCGTGGCTCTTCCTCACCCGCCCCATCTCGGGCACGCTCATCGGGCTGTCGGTGGTCTCGGTGGCCTTCGCCGTCTGGCAGCACTACCGGACCCGGGCACGCCTGGCGGAGACCGCCGAGCCCGACGTCGACTTCTGA